TAGATGGGTCGTTGAGGCAATTCACGGCattcttagcaaaaaatataagcTCCTTCACCAGCAATTGGACAATAAGCTCTTACCAAAAGTGGGTTCATACGCTAAAATTGCATGTTTCCTTAACAATACTTTTGGCAAACGCTTAAATTGTGATAAAGATGAGGATGGATTGCAGGATATAATAATTCGAAGAATGCTGGATTCTAAATCTAACGAAAATACTTTAGCAGTAGAAGCTGAGACAGCTATATGGTCAAGGCGGCCCACTTCTGCGGTAAAACTAACTGCTGAAGAAGTGGAAGATTTTCCAGAGATGACTGAGAGggacctcaaaatatttttttcagggacCTATCAGTTAGGTCAAGCCATTTGCTACTTAGCTGAGTTAATAGATGAAAATGATAGCATTAATTTGGAGTATATTAGGATGAAACCTAGCATCATTAAAGTTTTCGTTAGGTCAAGACACATTAATAGTAAGACCTACAAATTTTATGTCGAATACAAGCCTAATTCAATGGGGTATAATGGAATTTTGCGCCATGCTTGTGACTGTGCCAATGGATTAAGAACTGTAGGGTCATGTTCTCACAAAGCCGCAGTTATTTATTACCTTAGTAATGCAAGgtataagtcaaaaattattagaCCAGCAAAAATTCTTTCAGAATTATTTATCAAGTTAGATACTGACCCCGTCATTAACGAAGACAGTGACGAAGACTaaagctattatttttatgtggttttgaacatatttaagtattttgtaatattgtaatacaataaaatgtcattattgttaataaaaattgaaaagaggtccactataaaaataagtatttattaaataattattttataaattttatccatgaatggtaaaatttaagaattcaGTTCACTAAGAGTTCCGCACACTCACAGTTATAACTCGCCGTATTCAGTACACTCGCGCACACCGATAATAACACCGATAAGTTCATTTCTCGAGTGACGACTGTCAACAATACATTTCCCTCAGCGAAACTTCACACTCCTCGCAACAATCCAGCGTACGTAATTAAACAATATCCCCagcgtgccattacaacaatatatctcatcaattccccaatagttctgtattatcctcccaaacacattcaaataatcttaacGAAATAATCTTTACAAAGACTCCAAGTCCCCCTTTAAAACGCAGAAATACGCATTGATCAGATGTTAAAGTATGCGGCATCTACCACAATTGTAAAAcgaattcgataaaatttcaaaatccaataaaatgatgctaattaagcgtagttaatatttaatttttaatattttcccttttatcattttagagattttacatAGCAGTTGTATACCGTGCAGCATGTATTCAGGGAGCTCACTAAGACGCAGGGCTATATTTTCTTAAAAGCTCAAACGGCAAACCTGATCCCATcatgtaaaaaaacgaaaatataattaaaaaatcgttatgaattgacatgcggtagagtttatctgctaaaaagtatggggaaaaacaccaaaaattgggttttttcaaattttgaggattttccggagtaaaaatggcaaatctaacacggccattcaaaagaacaatacaaaatacacaaaaaatgatttttttaaagtttgccaaatattactaacataacctaaaaattcatgaaaaaattaaaatatttttcataatctcaattttgacccaaaaagtatgaaaaaaatcagggtgtagTTGAACATTAAAGTatactttcatgatttttttcagattttttaaagcaaaggatcgctcaggaaaaatgtttttcgaaaaaacacgttttttacgataaaaggaccgtgggaccacctaggcatctaaaaatttcgctgaaggggtttctaaataattactttcgagtgcataatcccaaataagaatccagcctagtgcagattttaccatcttatcccgctatagcctttgagccgagtatttcctcactttcttttccaaccagttcaatgccaggatttagtcttgattacacgcctttccttgttggtctattcttaaaatgaacatcaagttcatgataaagtatttatttcaccacttttatCCTAACATTCTAAAGAAACTTAGCACCTTCTATCCTTTGCACattatacacaagaactatctctccacactgatctacatccgtgaactgactacctcgtttcgtcttctttgaatatttctatctactgttcgagacctggaagccctgctcattcccttcattcctttataatcatagacacaattgtatcacatgcttataatattttgtacataaagagcactgtggaacaaagcctgctggaatggttcgcggccgtatggcggaaaaaaatcaaggtttaaggagTCGGTACCCAGTACTTATGACGGcgctgaagggttaaaattgacattataggctttaacaacattaatcatgacacaaaaggaacaacctattcaatactgctccactagcatgtaaatcttgtcatcaggagcaaagtctttgccgagggaggggagggggttgaggggaactctgtagtaagtggtgcgggccgtacctcagcggtgccgcggtgtggggtggcgccctggggggcattgcattacgacggacgatatctcctaaacgcttagagataggtcaaaacaaacagaaaattggtcctagtgggctttacttttacgttttacatagaaatagcactttttcgaccccaaaaaactcaattgagggtccttagtacttagggcccttggggcacgggttgccgttatcttaaagtaaccaaattttaacacgtgaatatagacctcatttggatcattttgagaccaggaaaacacaacttttcgcaattctgaaaaataagggccggcctaatgctcATGAATGTTAGCAGTTGCTGATaatttattaacataaaagaACGACCTATGAACTAGGgattattaacaaaaactaagcgCATTTGGTTAAAAAGAAGATAAATAGGTCGCATTTAGGAGTGATCGAGATAGCTTTCTATAACCTCTTCGGTCCCGAAAAAAACCTGGctctcagaaaaatgtttccttgcTAATATTTAGCACATATGAGACTACTGACATTGTGTgtggaagtatttttgaaattgtttctataattgttaaaatattctatgtccacatatgtggacatgAGGATCATATATGCAGAttgtgaaatatacttttctgttttttattgcgatatatatgtactttttttacttaattgatcaaatactattattgcatgcgaaaaaattgtaccacgaataaaaatataaaagtttatcaacaaaatgaagaataaataatgtttttagtaatttttattttttaatatttctcaaataaacaGTTATGTCAAGTATGAATTACAATGACACTAAAATAAAGgcacataagtaattaaaatcttagtacaaatcaaatagttcaattattatgatacataatacaatcttaaaaaaataaaaaacaattgttttctttCAGCATGTTTAGTGCcttgtatgaaatttttgaaaacagccaTTGAGGCTCACACATAAGTATACATCACACTTTTGGCATTTAATCCTAGTTCTTGATGAACAGCCAGAGTGTCTGCATCGTGATGCATTTTTGTCATTGCTAAAAATAGGCCAATGATTTATCCTGTCAAATCTGACGTCATTGACAGGGTGTATGATTCTTCGACGTTTTTGCTGGGTTTGATCCTCGTGGTCAATTTGCTGATCTTCAATGCCTGTTTCttcatttacacatattttagaACTCTCATGAGGGCCTGGACTAATTGAACTACATTTTGATGGCCTGCCTCTTTTTTTTTGGATCTCCTCCCTGATTTCAACCCTTCCAGATTCAAAGTGAATCATTGCATTGCCTAATCGAGTTCTAAATTGCAAAAGTGAGGCAATTTCTCTTTTTGGTACATCTGCCTTCACACAATTTCGGCGGTACATTACCCAGGAATTTACTATAGCCAAATCAACAAAGTGCGTAAATGCCCGTAAAGGCCATTTTTTGGTACGCATTGAAGAAGAGTAATATGCTAGAAGTCGATCACAAAGATCAATTCCTCCCATACattggttgtatttttttataactagagGCTGGTTGACTTCACGTTTCCTCTTCTCTGTTTTGTCCCATCTCAAGCAAGATGAGTGGGGTTCACTACCTATGCAAGTAGATAGCATAGTGACTGCCTTACTATCCTGCCACTTGacacaacacatttttttatcactgcGCAGAACCTCGTCATAATCACCCCGTTTTAATTCTTTGTCGGATTTCAAAATACTAAGTGCACCACCTACTCTGTTTTTCATGACAGTACCACAgaggttaaaattatttgccactAGGTAATCACCTAGTTTTTCACTAGTGAAGAAGCGGTCGCAGTAGATGATGGAATGGCTGATCGTCCTCGTTAGCAACTTCACAATTCCTGCGCCCAGACCAAGCTCCCTCATGTCCTTATCAGGAATGGTTCCTTTTCCAACATAGATATGAAAATCAAGAACAAGACCATCTCTTTCtgcaagaacaaaattttttagtCCTACTGGATGTGGCTTATTCGGTACATACTGTCGATTAGGACATCTACCagtgaaagaaatcatttgttcatCTACAGATTGTTCATTCGATCTAGGtagcatgtgacattttttcaaaaaggcaTCAAGTATCGGTCTTACTTTTTGTAACTTGTCATCGCTATCGCTAGTAACAAATTTGTCAACGAAATGTAAATGATTCCTTAACTCGAAAAATCTGTCCCGTGACATGACTTTTTGAATGAGAGGAACGGCCAAATCCCTACTCCAATACAGCCTTGTTTGCGGATAATTTAGTGAACCCATCAAAATGGACACGCCAACAAATCTGATGATTTCATCGTAGGTCATATTAATGGAGCGATGATCTCTTACTTGTACTGAATACAGGTTGCTTTGTTCTACCACACTTTTCCAaaagctgggaggaaaatactcgAAAAACATATCGAGGAAATTTTGACTCCCTTCCTCATTTTCACAAAAGAGATCTTCTACGTCGTGTACATATGGTGGCATCCTGTAAGTTGTACAATTTTTTGcagattacttatttattattatcaccaaTGTATTCATAAGTGCATGCAGTATCATTCAATGCACTTTAACTCACTTGTCACGtgtccattttttattcttcggagtgccTTTTTCTGAATTCGGTGAACGGAGTGATGCTAGTGGAACATCATCTTCACTTGAATATtcttctaaatattcattaaaatcatgTTCTTCATCTTCACCACTAGATATTTCCCCTGGAATATCCACATCACTATCTCCTAACATTTCCAAAATGTCATCAGCAGAGAGGCCTATAGCATGTTAAACAGCAAAGTTAAACCCGATGTCCACATATGTGTACATTTGTTAattgaaggatagaaaaataattggtgGTCGCACGAAAAACAACAGACTACCATCATAAGTATAAAtaatgattacattaaaagaaaaaaattcaacatgaacCAGTGAAAATTAGCGGAAATATAGTTTACTTACTTCCCATGTGCTTATTTGtggccgccattttgatttctggaaaacaaatgctgaaataaatagcTTCTAGTATGTAGAATTGGCGCTGTCAAGgcggaaaattcaaaaaaaggtatGTCCACAGATGCGTACAAGAGTACAATATTCTACTGGAAGAAACTAGcctgtgaattaataataaaccggctgtccacatatgtggacaagGGGACCGAAGAGGATAAAGCGTGCTAAGCGTTCAGGTATGTAATTTTAACCAAGcgaaataatttctttctaaagtcatttttcatcattttaaaagtCATAGAGATAAGCATAAAGTAGGTGTAGGCCTCAGAGAAATGGATGCCATCTCTATGtcaaatatttggttcaccctcATATTATAGACCACTTTCACAACCTTCAAAGAACTTCGAATTTTCGACTTACGGATTAGAAGAATGCCATTGTGAGGAACTTGCTGAACGAGAAATCTCAGCTTACCTGGAAGAAAGAATATATTGATGTTAGTGCTCGTCTTGTAaggcaaaaaaattcttttaaattataaGTACATTTGCATCATTTTAAAAGTCATAGAGATATACATAAAGTAGTTTATAAATACGTCAAAAATATAGACAAATTAATGTGTACAATATTTCTCCTGAGCTTGAAATTCTTTTTCCCTGTATTCATTAGGACAGAATCATATTTTCGAGTATCAGATAACCATTCAGATATTGCTGATTGTGAATCCATTAGAAGAAGTAGGAAGACACAGAGCTTTGACGATATATATGATAGGATAGAATCGAAAATAAGCTCCTGAAGGTATGTATTTGTTTTCACAAGATAAATATGAGTACAAATAGGTGGAATTGAGCTCTACCGCGTTATGAAACGCGATTCTTAGAtgcaatatgaaatgaaatactaaATTCGCCGTATAATATCTTAAAACCCTCGATAATTTTCAACTTAATCTTGAAAGTGAATGCAGTCGAATTAATATAAGAGGGCCATGGAAATATgctttaaacaacaacaaaaataaaatgcaaagtgAGCAAAGTTGCACTTACCAAGTTTGAAAAGATGtgaacaaacgtgggaaaaaccttgGAAGTTTTATTTCTCCCTTATTATACATTTCATA
This genomic interval from Ischnura elegans chromosome 5, ioIscEleg1.1, whole genome shotgun sequence contains the following:
- the LOC124159749 gene encoding piggyBac transposable element-derived protein 3-like, which translates into the protein MAATNKHMGSLSADDILEMLGDSDVDIPGEISSGEDEEHDFNEYLEEYSSEDDVPLASLRSPNSEKGTPKNKKWTRDKMPPYVHDVEDLFCENEEGSQNFLDMFFEYFPPSFWKSVVEQSNLYSVQVRDHRSINMTYDEIIRFVGVSILMGSLNYPQTRLYWSRDLAVPLIQKVMSRDRFFELRNHLHFVDKFVTSDSDDKLQKVRPILDAFLKKCHMLPRSNEQSVDEQMISFTGRCPNRQYVPNKPHPVGLKNFVLAERDGLVLDFHIYVGKGTIPDKDMRELGLGAGIVKLLTRTISHSIIYCDRFFTSEKLGDYLVANNFNLCGTVMKNRVGGALSILKSDKELKRGDYDEVLRSDKKMCCVKWQDSKAVTMLSTCIGSEPHSSCLRWDKTEKRKREVNQPLVIKKYNQCMGGIDLCDRLLAYYSSSMRTKKWPLRAFTHFVDLAIVNSWVMYRRNCVKADVPKREIASLLQFRTRLGNAMIHFESGRVEIREEIQKKRGRPSKCSSISPGPHESSKICVNEETGIEDQQIDHEDQTQQKRRRIIHPVNDVRFDRINHWPIFSNDKNASRCRHSGCSSRTRIKCQKCDVYLCVSLNGCFQKFHTRH